A portion of the Coregonus clupeaformis isolate EN_2021a unplaced genomic scaffold, ASM2061545v1 scaf0433, whole genome shotgun sequence genome contains these proteins:
- the tmem169b gene encoding transmembrane protein 169, which yields MAQAEPQPSGDSSPQLISLQSERSEASGNHVEVGPANRRKRRRKEPRPESIIVYRSDNERGPGEEQGGEEGVADRSTEEGAKFLTTPTGEGGWSDRSMPPDSRYVTLTGTITRGKKKGQLVDIHVTLTERELRDMTLSKERLDAECEGGQGSKRTFGLGFCQGPHVILWSLSCAPVVFLLAFITSFYYGTLTWYNVFLVYNEERTFWHKITICPFLIIFYPMLIMPMALALALYCALAQVSWAFSEWWLSVRDLEKGFCGWACGKLGMEDCSPYSIVELLDSDNFSGSMQGNNKAPSEDAQTSSV from the exons ATGGCCCAGGCGGAGCCCCAGCCCAGTGGAGATAGCAGCCCCCAGCTCATCTCCCTCCAGTCGGAGAGGTCAGAGGCATCAGGGAACCATGTAGAGGTGGGCCCCGCCAaccggaggaagaggaggaggaaggagcccAGACCTGAGTCCATCATTGTGTATCGCTCAGACAATGAGAGGGGGCCCGGGGAGgagcagggtggagaggagggagtggcCGACAGGAGCACAGAGGAGGGGGCCAAGTTCCTCACCACACCCACCGGCGAAG GAGGCTGGAGTGACAGGAGCATGCCCCCAGACAGCCGCTATGTGACCCTGACCGGCACCATCACCAGGGGGAAGAAGAAGGGTCAGCTGGTGGACATCCACGTTACTCTAACAGAGAGAGAACTCCGGGACATGACCCTCTCTAAAGAACGTCTGGACGCTGAGTGTGAGGGGGGCCAGGGCTCCAAGCGTACCTTTGGCTTGGGGTTCTGCCAGGGCCCCCATGTGATCCTCTGGAGCCTATCGTGTGCCCCCGTAGTCTTCCTCCTCGCCTTCATCACGTCGTTCTACTATGGAACGCTCACCTGGTACAACGTGTTCCTGGTCTACAACGAGGAGAGAACATTCTGGCACAAGATCACCATCTGCCCCTTCCTCATCATCTTCTACCCCATGCTGATCATGCCCATGGCCCTGGCCCTGGCGCTGTACTGCGCCCTGGCGCAGGTCTCCTGGGCCTTTAGTGAGTGGTGGCTGTCTGTCCGGGACCTGGAGAAGGGGTTCTGTGGCTGGGCCTGTGGGAAGCTGGGGATGGAGGACTGTTCTCCATATAGTATCGTGGAGCTGCTGGACTCGGACAACTTCTCAGGGAGCATGCAGGGGAATAACAAGGCCCCCAGCGAAGACGCACAGACTTCCTCTGTGTGA